The DNA sequence GAACTCAAGGTCTCCGCCTGCCACTCTGCTGGTTTCCATGGGGTTGGGGTGCAGGAGGGGCTGGCCCACGGCTGGGGGGCTATTTTTAGCGGCAGTTCGGGTACAGAGATGAGATGAGTAACCAGCTCCCATGTGGTGGAGAGAGGAGGCGGTGGCTTTCACTGAAGCTTTTGTGTGACTGGGGGAGAGCTGCCTTCCCCAAGCTCAAAAAGGGTGACCCCTACAGCCTTAACTCCTCACCTTCTCAGTGCTGCAGCTGCAGGGCTGCTGATACAACAGGACACAGGAGTCTGCCTTGGCCACTCAAGCTGCCCCACAGCTCCCGTTCTAGATGTTTGTCCTTGGGCACCCAGGGAGCCCTCCCCTAGCAGCAGGATCTCTCCCCAATCCAGAAGCCAGGATTTTGGGGTTACATTGTTCTGTGCCTACACAGTTCTGCCCAGCTTTATAGAGGACAGAATAGAGTGCTTGCACACGTGCACCCTTACAGAGGGATGGAGGAGAAATGGTGTGCTTCCTTGGCAAAACTAATCCCCTAGCAACTGAAATGATAAACGTGGCCTCTACTTCTCAGTGTAGCGCTCCACCACCACAATGTCTAGTTCACGCAGCCCCCACCTGAAGTGGTGCTCAAGATGCTCACCTTTGGGGCTTATTCTGTCCTAGGGGTTGTTGCTTATCCACATGACTCCCCGCCCCCCAAGCCTATACCAGGTGTCCCCTGATTCACCATGGTAATGTTAGTGGCAGCACAGCCCACGCCAACCCTTCCATGCAGAGACTTAGCAACCATGCCTGGCAACCATGGCAGCAGCTCcagtggaggggaggggtgcagggagcAGGGAAAGAGAGTGTGTATGGCAATGGTTCTTCAGGAAGAAGGCATAATTTACCTCTCCTGAGAGGAATAGGTAATAAAAATCTAGGAGGCTCCCAAATTTTATTCCTTGTCTTTCCCTCAGCTCCCTCCTCAGACTCTGAGACTTACTGGTTTGAGTTTtaggagaaaatgggagaaacAAGAGATCCCAATTTGTTTTATGCTATAATACATGTAGCCTTTTGGGCACAGACCCTTCCTTTTAAGGGGATGGGGGCCAGAAGGGTTGCTATGGGGCAGAGACTTACCAAGAAGTGGCGCAACAAAACCCAAGCATACTGCTCCCTAACACGGACCTTTAGAGAGAACCCCAAACATCCCTTGTCCTATCCACTCTACCCCTCTTGATCCCATGTACCTACCAGCTGCACTGGTGACTCTTTGCTTGAAGGTGCTTCCTTCAACCCTGGATCCCACTGGTCCTAAGGCTTTTTAAAGCCCTTGCCTCCTCCCTAGGCAAATCCTCCTTCACAAGGGAATGTGACATAAGGAGACATCTGTACTTTCCACCATgtacccacccccacacacataaacatactcTAATTCTAATAACTTGGAAGCCTCTCTCCCCCAAGTTTGGGAATGTGCTGTGAGAGCTGTGAAGAGGTGAATGCAGAAACAGGAGCTTCTCTACAGTCTTGATGCAGCATTGAAACCTGAGCTCTGACAAGGGCCTTGATGCTTTTCCCTGTGTTCCATCAGGAAGCCTGGTTTGGAGGAACCAGTATGGTATGGGTGGGGGTTGATCAGAAGGCTTAGGCACAGTGGGGGTAGGGGCAAGGTGTTACTCTGAAATTGTCGCTGGCTTGGATGAGAAATTGCATCATACCTGCAAGGCACGGGTGAGATGGTACCCATAGTCTAGCAGTCCTATGGTGTTTGGTGCTAGTTACTGTGTTGGTTCATGTGGTTCCAGCCCAGGGAATGGGTCTGATGGGGTGACCATCATCCTGctgttccctctctcccccctcccccagctcattCTCACCTTGGAAGAAAAGGGATTTGTAGGTTCAAAGATAGTGCCAGCTCAGCAAAATCCAAACACAGTCCAACCTTCCCTAAGAAAGGCTGATGAGGGTCTCCTAAAGGAGACCTTCAAGTCTGTCTACTTTTTGGAAATCTAACACTGTTATGGGATTTTCCTTGGGTCCTATCTATGGTCCgggcagaggggaaagaaaggCAGTAAGGGGAACTCCGGGGAATAGGGTGGGGAACAATTGTGAAAGGAAAACTAGAGAGATAATAACTCTTCTGTAGTGGTAAAGAGCATGAACCCTAGGGCCAGATtgtttgggttcaaatcctagctctactttttactagctgtgtgatcctgggctacttacttagcctctctgtgcctcagttttttaaaatctgtaaaactGGAATAGTATCTACTAgagttctgaggattaaatgagtaaatatatgtaaagcactgagAATGATGTCTGGCACACAGTTATATGCATGTGTGCTATTATTACTGTGTTATTAATGATGAATTGAACAAGCCATATAAAGTAGGAAGGTTGGAGCAGTAGTGTCCATCAACCGCAAAAATCAAACACGGTAATACCATGACAAGATTCCTGTCATTTAATTAGCTTTGCCATGAACAGCAATAACCTTGGCTAACCACTCTGTCCTCCTCCTCTACCTAACCCCCATCTCCCTTCATAGGCATGCAGCACAAGAACCCAGAGGCCCTCCTCCCCACAATCCTCCCCACTCATATTATGGGAAGAAGTGTCACTAAATGGACTCAACCTCCCCCATATATCATGAAAGAGGATGAATAAAAATATCTTGATGAAGAGTTTTGTTGTGCTATTATCTTCGAGTAGAGTCATGGCAGAGATGGAAGCAAAGGCAGGGTGAGGTCTGGGGATCTCTTAGAGATCAAAATTTGCCTGAGGGGCACGAAGCCCATAGTTCACCCAGAAAGGGGGCTATATCTAAGAGGACAGGGCTAGAATTGGCTAGGCTGAAAGTTTTCTTCAAGTGTATGTGTTAGGGTGGGGGCAGCTAAAAAttcattctccttcctccccctacACCTCCCCTAGCTCCCAGATAGGAGGGTAGGGGGCTCCTGAGCAGGGAACAGTCACAGTCCTCACAAGTTTCATCTGATTCCCAGAGCTTCCAGCAGTGAGTGGGGCATGGTGCTGCCTGaccccttcccccagctcagAGCTTCTCTCCACCTGTGAGCACCAGGGCCTGCAGGATGTCAGACAGTGATACAATTCCCTTGACCACATCACTCTCATCCACCACTACAAGTCGGTGAACCTGGCGTAGAGCAACAAGGGAGAAAGGGAACGTTTAGTGCCAGCATCAGTTAGGGTGAGCCCGTCAGCCCCTACCCTCCTTGTCCAACCCCACCCTCAAGGCTGCCCTACCCAGCTGCTTGATGGTTACTGGCCTCCCTACCTCTGCTTCCACAAGCCTGTTGATGATGGTCTCTAGAGTCTCGTACAGGTAACACTTAAGAACGCCCTCAAAGTAGTGTGATCGATGTTGTAGGGCTTTAGTCACAGACACATCTAGGTTGTTGTAGGTCTTTTCTGCTGCCAGATtctggggagaaagaggaaggagcttGCAGGGAAGCAAGAGAGCCAGCCCCGAAACCCTGAACCCACCCAACCTCACCAGAGGGATTTAGGGCAAATTGTCAGCCATGCCCACAAGCCACACCCAGTTCATTTAATTCCTTTTCAAATAGGATTTGAAAGCATGGAAGCTTCCAAGACCCTTAGGTCCCAGAAGAGACTCCCTTCTCCTTTTCCACTTCAACACCCCCCACCCATTCCCTACCTCCCAGTCCCTCCACAATGACTCACGATAACATCAAACTTGGAGTAGATGTCCACCACACGTCCTAGGGGGACAAAGGTAGCTCAGCAAGGAGAATCTGGCATCCAAGATTCCCTCTACCCACAGAATCACCCTGCTGACCAAGCTGAGGGGAAAGCAGATTCTCCCAGAGCCACCCTGACTTCCCTggatccctccctctcccagactTTGGCCCAATCTCTCACCTTTCTCATCTACCACTGGCAGCGCTGAGACTCGATGCTGTACAAAGATGCCCAGAGCCACGTAGACAGGGGTGGTAGTGCGGACCATAGCAATATTGGCATAGGTGCCAATCTGTAGCTCTTCCAGAGACTTAGACATGAACTCTGGTTTGGGGAACTCTGTGATCTGAGGAAAGAACCATCAGCTTGACTATCAAGGCCCCCAAACCACCCCTGGATACCCCTCCAACCCAATATATAAGAAGTAAGAACTGGGCTAAGGAGCACTTACAAATAATTTGAGGAATTTCAGGATGCGCTTGTGGGTGAGGATGTACAAGGTGTTGCCTGATTCTGGGTCAATAACTGGCAGCCTGTGGATCTTGTTTCGAATTAATGAAGATACAGCATCAAACAAACTGTGGGAAGGTGGGATATAATGTTAAGTTCCACAGTGCTGGGGCTGAGGGGACTGAGGGTGGTTAAATATACTTtgtaaaatgcatatataaacaGGACAAACTGGTGGTTAGGGGAGGGGGCAGTGTGCAGACCAGacttaaagagagagagagagagagagagagtgtgtgtgtgtgtgtgtgtggtgggacaagtgtcttttttctcttctgccccTTTCCCTGGATTTTTGTAGGGCTTTAGCTATACTGATGTCAAGGCTCTTCCCCTTTTCAGACAAAGGGATAGCTGGAACTCACCTGGCATTAGGAGAAATGCAGACGAGAGGTTTAAAGGAGTCCTGTAGGTACACCTCTGAAAGGAAAAGCAATGGTTCACAAAATATCACCTTGGGAAAGTGTTTCCTAGGAAACCCTCcatccttttattctttcttttttctttctttttttttttttgagacagagtctcactctgttgcccaggctagagtgctgtggcatcagcctagctcacagcaacctcaaactcctgggctcaagcaatcctcctgcctcagccccctgagtagctgggactacaggcatatgccaccatgcccggctaatttgttccatatatatttttagttgtccagctaatttctttctatttttagtagagacagggtctcactcttgctcaggctagtcttgaactcctaaactcaagcaatcctcctgctttggcctcccagagtgctaggattacaggcgtgagccaccccccccccccccccccccgccagcctatccttttattcttttacaaCCCCCAATTCTCTACATACCTCTCCAAGTTTCTATCTTGTGTTCTTCTAGTTCATAGATCTGTACCTGGAAGCAGAAGCAACAGAATTTGAGAcctgctctctctgcttcagtAAGCCCTTGTGGCTTGTTGGGAGGAACAGAAATGAGGGACTCTGGGAAGGGAAAGTGGTTTTGGTGATTTGGCTAAGGTTCCTTACCAAGGCTGACTTATAGTAGCGATGCAGGATATTGATGAAATCGGTGATGGTCAGCATGCCTAAAGGCCAAGACAAGAGCCCTCAGCACTACCCAAAGTTTCTCTCCTTGCCCAGCACAAGATGCCAATGATAGTGTGTTCCAGAGACTTTTGCTTACCCACAAAACTTTGCTTCTTACTATCCCACAAAGGGGCAGCTCGGACACCATTAGTCACCAAAGCAAAGAAAGCTTTCTTCACCTGTAGCCAGGAGAATAATAATCATAAAGGGAAAGCCACAGAGGGCAGGACTGTAAAAAAGAACAGGGGTTGGACGGTTTGGGGAAAATTCATAGAAGGACAAGGATATTACCTTGGGGATGAAATAGGATGAGGGGTATTGAAACAGAGGctccaaaaaagagagaaagggaaaaaggattTCACCCACCTGCAGGGAAGTATCAAATACAACCAATTTGGAGCTCGTGGGAATCAGGTCATAGCAGCGATGAGACTTCATGAAGGAAGTATACACACTGTTGTTGGATTCTGGGGTCTCTGCATAGGGTGGAATAGTTAGTAGCTTCCTTCTACACAACAACTCCCAATCAAAAGAGACAGTAAACAGTGGTTCtggtttctcaaatatttaaagcatGATTTTTTATAAGGCGCTTTATCTCTTTTGTTCCTATTGTTTTCACAAAACCTAGATAAACCCCTTAGAAACCATTTCATCCAACCCCTATCTCCAGGTAAGATTATATCTACTGGCTCCTTAGGTAAAAGAAGgccaactattaataaaatagaatgtctataatatttctctttaacctgtTCTAGTCTAAAAGCTTTTCTCATCTTTAACCCAAGTTTTTCCTTTCACATATTTAGCACATTTCACTTGTCCTCTTTTCTCAATGAAGATGAAAAGCCAAGTAAGCTTCTTAAAATTCTTCCAAGACCTTGCTGGTGCAGTGGTACATGCATGTAGTCATAGCCACTTGgaatgctgaagcaggaggattgcttgagcccaagagttcaagtccagcgtgggcaacatagtgaaacctcgtctcaatttaaacaaacaaacaaacaaacaaaaggaaagtcATGCTCCAAGCTGGGCCATTTCTCATTAATACTAAGTTCGAGCCCAGTGTTCAATCAACCTGGCCCAAAACACCCTGAGTGTCCATTCTGGCACCCTGTGAATCAGAAGGCACTCTACCTACTCTAGACAAATGAGAGATCCTGGCTAGGTTTACCTTTCTAATTCCTGTGATTCTAACTACTTGCTCTAAATTGGAGAAGCAGCCTCCCAAATTAATAGCCTGAATGTACTATGTATTATGCTttgtgtacttaaaaatggtacatactttaattcttacaacaaataTGTAAGGTAAGTATTATCAACATGTTTCAGATGAGAACACAGGTACAGACAGTTAAATaaactgctcaaggtcacaccaTTAGTAAGTGGCAAGAAAGACTCAAACCCAGATATACATGATTCCAAAGTTCATGCTCTTAAACCTTTTCacagttgattttttaatattcaatttttttttaccaaagtTATACAGGCACATAATTTGAGTCAAATAGTTTTAcaaattttgttaagaaaaactGCAGGTCCTGTACCCAACTCCCATACTACTCCTCCCTAGAGATGAGCACATTCACCTCTTTTAGCTGATTATTTTGGTACTTATTTCTATGTCCCTAAATAACATGCTTGTATTGctactttatcattttttcattttggggCATTATCTATTATCTTCCTACGAAGGaagatgagaaaattttttttggaagatgAGAATTTTTAGTTCTCTTTCCTACCTGGACTCCATCACAAACATGCACTTCCCAGCACCCCCCATTCTTCCAGGAGTTAAACCACAATGTTGGTTACACCATTTtgaggctaggcatggtggctcacactagcaatcccagcactttaggaggctaaggcaggagggaggattgcttgagcccaggagtttgagaccagcctgggcaacatagcgagactccgtctccacaaataaaaaaaatcagccaggtatggtggagcatacctgtagtcctagctattcaggaggctgaggtgggaggatctcttgaatccaagaatttgaggttacagtgacctatgattgtgccactgcactctagcttgggcaacagagcaagaacccatctcaaaaaaaaaaaaaaatcattttgactgaatatttattattcagaGGTAAGCCAAAGagtaaactgatttttttttattattattctttcacAACTTTGTTTTCCCTGGATTTAATAATGGTCTtgtccttttgtttgtttgattttctaTGTAGAGCACTTACAACTAATTCAACCCCCTAACTCTTCACCAATTGTTTAAATCTCCTTTCAAGAAGTTCAGAAGCATTAGATAGTCTATTAAACTACCCGAACGAGTCTCTCTGGAGCCTTCTGACCTGCTCAAATCTGGCTGGTTTGCCTAGTGGGTATTGCTGTCATCCTGAGATCTTCCTTCATCACCATCCAGGGGGACCCCTTTCACGTCTCTCCTCTACTGGCCCTCCTATTTCCTGTATCccatgttttcatcttttttgatTACTCCTTTGTTTTGGTGGAACATATCTTCcagtagcttcctgagaaagggtGCACGGGAAGTAGAACTTTTGAGACCTTGCAGCCTGTAGATATCTTTACCCTCATCCTTGCTTTATAATttggctggatatagaattctaggttggaatTTATTGTCCTGCAGAATTTTTGAAGGCATTGCTCCATTGCCTGCTAGCTGCTGGTGTTGTTAAAGGTCCAGGACAATTGTCATTCTTTGTAAGTGActtgttttttcctctctggaaacTCATGGGATCTTCTCTGTGTTTCCATTGTTCTGAAATCTCATGATGATTGTGGTTTGGTGGGTCAATTTCATCCACTGTGAATATTCAATGGGTTCTTTCAGTATGAAAACTAATGTCCTTCAGTTCCAGGAAATGTTCTTCAatcatttccttgattatttcCTCCCCTCTGTGttaccatttttgtctttctctgacTCCTATTATTTAGATATTGGACCTTCTAGACTGATATTTTAATGTtcgggggttttgtttgttttagtggaTGGTAGTAGTTGTTAAaacatcttttctctctcattttctacttctttggTTTTTAACTCTACTTTCTGGGAAATTTCTTCACCTTGATTTTCCAAACTTACTACTGGCTTTAAAATTtctgctattatatttttaatttctaagctctcctttttgttttctgaaaattccttttttaaaaattatattaagtcaatgtagtttgtttaaaaaaaagaaagaggccgggcgcggtggctcatgcctgtaatcctagcactctgggaggccgaggtgggtggatcatttgagctcaggagttcgagaccagcctgagcaacagcgagaccttgtctccactataaatagaaacaaattagccaaaacaactaaaaatagaaaaaattagctgggcaacctggtgcatgcctgtagtcccagctacctgggaggctgaggcaggaggattggttgagcccaggagtttgaggttgctgtgagctaggctgacgccatggcactctagcctgggcaacagagtaagactctgtttcaaaaaaaaaaagaaagaaagaaagaaaaattataacctATATTTGTTTCATGGTGGAAATATGTTCTTTTACCTGAGAATATATTAATGTTAATTATTAAAGTATTCTTCTCTGTGCATTGATTTTTTCCTgccagttgcttttttttttgagacagagtcttgttctgttgcccagactagctAGAGtggccgtggcgtcagcctagctcacagtaacctcaaactcctgggctcaagtgattctaccacctcagcctcctgagtagctgggactagaggcatgcgccaccatgcccggctaattttttgtatgtatatttttagttatccagctaatttctttctatttttagtagagacgggtcttgctcttgctcaggctggtctcgaactcctgacctctagtgatcctcctgcttcggcctcccagagtgctaggattacaggcgtgagccaccgcacccagccctgccagttgctttttttctgtttgtttctttttagtgtATGTGGCATTTTGGGCAAGTAGTTGGGTTCACTTTTTTCCATGGAGGCTTTCTTTAGATGTTTGGTAATCCTTGGTTTAAAGGAGAAttcagggccaggcacggtggctcacgcctgtaatcctagcactctgggaggccgaggcgggaggatcatttgagctcaggagttcgagaccagcctgagcaagagcgagaccccccccccccgccaccgcccccgtctctacaaaaatagaaagaaattacatggacagctaaaaatatatatacaaaaattagcccagcatggtggcacatgcctgtagtcccagctactcgggaggctgaggcaggaggattgcatgagcccaggagtttgaggttgctgtgagcttgggtgatgccacggcactctagcccgggcaacagagtgagactctgtcttagaaaaaaaaaaagtaaaggagaatTCAAATCTTATCATAAGAGTGGAGGCTTTAAAGCTGATTAGAAGCTCTAAGTATATAAAATGAGCCTTGTTGACTGTGAGCTATTTAGATAGGGAACATTCAATACTTGTATTTTTAGGACTTTCCCCTCAAGGGGATTCTGGAGAGAAGGATTATTCAATTTTGAGCTTGAGGGTGATGTTTTTTCTGCCAGCATTCTGGAAACGGAATGGGGGAAGAGGGCTGAAGGCTTGGCATCCAGTATAGTTCATTGCATGCTCCCTTCCTGGTTTTAGTACGGTACTTTAAGCTTTCAAGTGTGCCTGAGTCCCTCTCTAGATCTTCAGTCACTGGCGAAATTGGGAGGGGGACTTGCCCAGCTGTACTTAATGGCATAGGGTATGCTGGGATCTGTATCTTAGACCTTGAGTGCTTCTTAGCTTTCCTCACTGTTAATTATAATACAGTTTTCTCAAAAGGCCTGCTAAGTCACTCACAACTGTTTTGTCTGCTTTCTAGCTTCCAAAAATTCATTGCTATTGTCTCTCTTCCTGTTATCCCTATCCTGGTGagtttggtattattattattttttttcagcttatcatgggggtaaaaagttcaggttatatatgttgcccatgtctcgcccatccccccgagatttggtattattttttaaaaattcctttatagTGGGTTTAGGGGATTTTTGTGAAGGCATGAAGgtggatgtatatatatatatattttttttttgagacagagtctcactttgttgcccaggctagagtgaatgccgtggcgtcagcctagctcacagcaacctcagactcctgagctcaagtgatcctcctgcctcagcctcccgagtagctgggactacaggcatgcgccactatgcccggctaatttttctatatatatatttttagttgtccatataatttctttctatttttagtagagacggggtctcactcttgctcagggtggtctcgaactcctgaccttgagcgatccgcccgcctaggcctcccagagtgctaggattacaggcgtgagccaccgcgccggccggCCGGATGTATATATTTAATCTATTATCTTTAACTGGAAGCCTACAATTGTCTTTCAAACTTGAGAATTCAGACTCCTAAGAACACATCTTTGGATATCAGCTGAAGATACACTACAATGATAGCTAAATACTATCATTTTAGGCCATAGACCCACAAACATATTGGatttgggccaggcgtggtggctcacgcctgtaatcccagcactctgggaggccaaggtgggtggattgtttgagctcaggagtccgagaccagcctgagcaacagggagaccctgtctctactaaaaatagaaagaaattagctggacaactaaaaatatatatagaaaaaattagccgggcatggtgg is a window from the Eulemur rufifrons isolate Redbay chromosome 16, OSU_ERuf_1, whole genome shotgun sequence genome containing:
- the PRKAG1 gene encoding 5'-AMP-activated protein kinase subunit gamma-1 isoform X1, yielding METVTSSDSSPALENEHPQETPESNNSVYTSFMKSHRCYDLIPTSSKLVVFDTSLQVKKAFFALVTNGVRAAPLWDSKKQSFVGMLTITDFINILHRYYKSALVQIYELEEHKIETWREVYLQDSFKPLVCISPNASLFDAVSSLIRNKIHRLPVIDPESGNTLYILTHKRILKFLKLFITEFPKPEFMSKSLEELQIGTYANIAMVRTTTPVYVALGIFVQHRVSALPVVDEKGRVVDIYSKFDVINLAAEKTYNNLDVSVTKALQHRSHYFEGVLKCYLYETLETIINRLVEAEVHRLVVVDESDVVKGIVSLSDILQALVLTGGEKL
- the PRKAG1 gene encoding 5'-AMP-activated protein kinase subunit gamma-1 isoform X2; protein product: MKSHRCYDLIPTSSKLVVFDTSLQVKKAFFALVTNGVRAAPLWDSKKQSFVGMLTITDFINILHRYYKSALVQIYELEEHKIETWREVYLQDSFKPLVCISPNASLFDAVSSLIRNKIHRLPVIDPESGNTLYILTHKRILKFLKLFITEFPKPEFMSKSLEELQIGTYANIAMVRTTTPVYVALGIFVQHRVSALPVVDEKGRVVDIYSKFDVINLAAEKTYNNLDVSVTKALQHRSHYFEGVLKCYLYETLETIINRLVEAEVHRLVVVDESDVVKGIVSLSDILQALVLTGGEKL